The Malus sylvestris chromosome 12, drMalSylv7.2, whole genome shotgun sequence genome contains a region encoding:
- the LOC126592641 gene encoding uncharacterized protein LOC126592641 isoform X4: MISPVQTYSHAVSLIRICLASFSVHFLQLDSDSHKKTTHRQAHAKAMDVVEQDFTNLSDGASMEVTMGIQPDHGSENTEDTNTSSAKKKARVIKLG; the protein is encoded by the exons ATGATCTCTCCAGTCCAGACTTACTCACATGCCGTCTCCTTAATCCGCATCTGTCTCGCATCCTTCTCCGTTCACTTCCTTCAACTCGACTCCGACAGCCACAAGAAAACCACACACAGGCAAGCACACGCTAAAG CAATGGATGTTGTAGAGCAAGATTTTACGAACCTTAGTGATGGAGCGTCAATGGAAGTTACAATGGGAATACAACCTGATCATGGAAGTGAAAATACAGAAGATACAAATACAAGTTCGGCAAAGAAAAAGGCTAGAGTGATCAAATTAG GGTGA
- the LOC126592641 gene encoding uncharacterized protein LOC126592641 isoform X2, protein MISPVQTYSHAVSLIRICLASFSVHFLQLDSDSHKKTTHRQAHAKAMDVVEQDFTNLSDGASMEVTMGIQPDHGSENTEDTNTSSAKKKARVIKLVG, encoded by the exons ATGATCTCTCCAGTCCAGACTTACTCACATGCCGTCTCCTTAATCCGCATCTGTCTCGCATCCTTCTCCGTTCACTTCCTTCAACTCGACTCCGACAGCCACAAGAAAACCACACACAGGCAAGCACACGCTAAAG CAATGGATGTTGTAGAGCAAGATTTTACGAACCTTAGTGATGGAGCGTCAATGGAAGTTACAATGGGAATACAACCTGATCATGGAAGTGAAAATACAGAAGATACAAATACAAGTTCGGCAAAGAAAAAGGCTAGAGTGATCAAATTAG TAGGGTGA
- the LOC126592641 gene encoding uncharacterized protein LOC126592641 isoform X1, protein MISPVQTYSHAVSLIRICLASFSVHFLQLDSDSHKKTTHRQAHAKAMDVVEQDFTNLSDGASMEVTMGIQPDHGSENTEDTNTSSAKKKARVIKLDQLTLKASCEQFRIN, encoded by the exons ATGATCTCTCCAGTCCAGACTTACTCACATGCCGTCTCCTTAATCCGCATCTGTCTCGCATCCTTCTCCGTTCACTTCCTTCAACTCGACTCCGACAGCCACAAGAAAACCACACACAGGCAAGCACACGCTAAAG CAATGGATGTTGTAGAGCAAGATTTTACGAACCTTAGTGATGGAGCGTCAATGGAAGTTACAATGGGAATACAACCTGATCATGGAAGTGAAAATACAGAAGATACAAATACAAGTTCGGCAAAGAAAAAGGCTAGAGTGATCAAATTAG ATCAACTGACTTTGAAAGCAAGTTGCGAACAGTTCAGAATCAATTAG
- the LOC126592641 gene encoding uncharacterized protein LOC126592641 isoform X3 gives MQCPIICPQVLAISRFGTSKAIKQGCNLQVQAMDVVEQDFTNLSDGASMEVTMGIQPDHGSENTEDTNTSSAKKKARVIKLDQLTLKASCEQFRIN, from the exons ATGCAATGTCCAATTATTTGTCCCCAAGTATTGGCAATTAGCAG ATTTGGAACAAGCAAAGCAATTAAGCAAGGCTGCAACCTACAAGTGCAAG CAATGGATGTTGTAGAGCAAGATTTTACGAACCTTAGTGATGGAGCGTCAATGGAAGTTACAATGGGAATACAACCTGATCATGGAAGTGAAAATACAGAAGATACAAATACAAGTTCGGCAAAGAAAAAGGCTAGAGTGATCAAATTAG ATCAACTGACTTTGAAAGCAAGTTGCGAACAGTTCAGAATCAATTAG